The sequence below is a genomic window from Micromonospora aurantiaca ATCC 27029.
GCGTTAAGCGGGGGCCCTTCCTTCTACGTCACAAATGCGGACGGTGAACGCGGGCGCGCACCGGGGGCGTGGCACGATTGCCGCGATGACCACCGACACCACGGGCACTGCCGCCCGAGACGGAGAACCCCGCCGCGGCGGGCCGGCCGACTCGCCCTTCGTCCGCGCCTGCCGGCGCGAGCCGGGCCCGCACACCCCGGTCTGGTTCATGCGCCAGGCCGGCCGGTCGCTGCCGGAGTACCGGGAGATCCGGGCCAACGTGCCGATGCTGGAGTCCTGCCGCCGGCCCGACCTGGTCACCGAGATCACGCTCCAGCCGGTGCGCCGGCACGGCGTGGACGCGGCGATCCTGTTCAGCGACATCGTGGTGCCGGTCGCAGCGGCCGGCATCGACCTGGACATCGTGCCCGGCACCGGCCCGGTGGTGGCCGAGCCGGTCCGTACCGCCGCCGACGTCGAGCGGATCACCCCGATCGGCCGCGACGACGTGTCGTTCGTGGACGAGGCGGTCCGCCGGCTCGTCGTCGAGCTGGGCGACACCCCGCTGATCGGCTTCGCCGGCGCCCCGTTCACGCTCGCCAGCTACCTGGTCGAGGGCGGCCCGTCGCGTACGCACGCCAAGACCAAGGCGCTGATGTACGGCGACCCGGAGCTGTGGCACGCGCTGTGCGCGCGGCTGGCCGAGGTGACGCTGGCGTTCCTCCAGGTGCAGATCGACGCCGGGGTCTCCGCGGTGCAGCTGTTCGACTCGTGGGCCGGCGCGCTCTCCGAGGCGGACTACCGCCGCTTCGTGTTGCCGCACTCGACGTACGTGCTGGGCGGCCTCGCCGACGCCGGTGTGCCGCGGATCCACTTCGGGGTGGGCACCGGCGAGCTGCTCGGCGCGATGGGCGAGGCCGGCGCCGACGTGGTGGGCGTGGACTGGCGGACGCCGCTCGACGTCGCCACCGGCCGGATCGGGCCGGACAAGGCGGTGCAGGGCAACCTCGACCCGACGGTGCTGCTCGCCGGATGGCCGGTGGTGGAGACCGAGGTGCGGCGCATCGTCGAGCAGGGCCGGGCCGCTCCCGGCCACGTGTTCAACCTCGGTCACGGCGTCCTGCCGGAGACCGACCCCGAGGTGCTGACCCGGGTGGTCGCGCTGGTGCACGAGCTGACCGCGCGACCGGAGCGCTAGGAGGAGACAGTGGTGCGACCGTGGCGGGTGGCGATCGTCGGTGGCGGGATCACCGGGCTGGCCGCCGCCGTCCGGTTGCGCGACCGGGCGCCCGAGGGCACCGAGATCACCGTGTACGAGCAGTCCGGCCGCCTCGGCGGCAAGCTGCACACCGGTGAGCTGGCCGGCGGCCCGGTCGAGTTCGGCGCGGAGTCGTTCCTGATGCGCGACCCGGCCGGTGGCGAGTCGGCGGCGGTGACGCTGGCCCGCCGCCTCGGACTGGACGCGTCGATCGTGCACCCGACCGTCGGGCAGGCGGCCCTGCTCGTCGACGGCACGTTGCGCCAGGTCCCGGGCGGGACGCTCGTCGGCGTACCCGGGGATCTGGACAAGGTGGCGGCGGTCGCGCCGCCGGCCGCGGACGCCGACCGCGACGCGGGCCACCCGCTGCTGGCCGAGGGTGAGGACACCTCGGTCGGTGAGCTGGTCCGCAAGCGTCTCGGAGACGCGGTGGTGGAGCGGCTGGTCGACCCGATGCTCGGCGGCGTGTATGCCGGGCGGGCCGACGACCTGTCGCTCGTCACCACGATGCCGGCGCTGGCCCGCGCGGCCCGCGCCGAGCACACGCTGGTCGGTGCGGTACGCGCCGCGCAGGCCGCCGCGCCGCGCGCGCCCGGCGCACCGGTCTTCGGCACGCTCGCCGGTGGGCTGAGCACGCTGGTCGAGGCGGCGGCGGCGGCGAGCGGGGCGACGATCCGCCGGGGCGCCGCGGTACGCGAGTTGCGCCGCACCCCGGACGGCTGGCGGCTCACAGTCGGGCCGACCCGCGACGCCGAGCACGTCGAGGCGGACGCGGTGGTGCTCGCGGTGCCGGCCCGCCCGGCCGCCCGGCTGCTCGCCGCCGCCGCGCCCGAGGCGGCCGGCACGGTGGGCGCGCTCGACTACGCGAGCGTCGCCCTGATCACCCTCGCGCTGCCGGGGCCGGCCCTGCCGGAGCTGTCCGGCTTCCTGGTGCCGGCCGGCGAAGGGCTGACGATCAAGGCGTCCACGTTCTTCACCACCAAGTGGGGGCACCTGCGGCGGCCGGACGGGCTGGCGCTGGTGCGCGCCTCGGTGGGCCGGTACGGCGACGAGACGTCGCTGCAGCTCACCGACGACGACCTGGCCGACACGGTGCACCGGGAGCTGTCGGCGGTGCTCGGCGCGCCGCTGCCGGCGCCGGTGGCCCGGCACGTGCAGCGGTGGGGTGGCGCGCTGCCCCAGTACACGCCCGGGCACACCGCCCGGGTGGCGGCGGTCCGGACGGCGCTGCGCGCCGCCCACCCGACGCTTGCAGTGGCCGGGGCCGGTTACGACGGCGTCGGCATCCCGGTGTGCGTCCGCTCCGGCGAGACGGCGGCCGAAGAGATCATCACGGCACTGGAAGGATCGGCAGCATGACCGAGCAGACCAACGCGGCGCGGCTGCGCGAGCTCAACGAGACCATCCGCTACACGATGTGGTCGGTGTACCGGGCCACCAGCCCGCTGCCGTCGCTGCGGGAGAACGTCGTCGACGAGGTCGAGTCGCTCTTCACCGAGCTGGCCGGCAAGGACGTCACGATCCGGGGCACGTACGACGTGGCCGGGCTGCGCGCCGACGCCGACCTGATGATCTGGTGGCACTCGTCGTCCAGCGACGCGCTGCAGGACGCGTACCTGCGGTTCCGCCGGACCACGCTGGGCCGGGCGCTCACCCCGGTCTGGTCGCAGATGGCGCTGCACCGCCCGGCCGAGTTCAACAAGAGCCACATCCCGGCTTTCCTGAACGACGAGGAGCCCCGCGCCTACCTGTGCGTCTACCCGTTCGTGCGCTCGTACGAGTGGTACCTGCTGCCCGACGCCGAGCGGCGCGAGCTGCTGGCCGAGCACGGCAAGATGGCCCGGGGCTACCCGGACGTGCGGGCCAACACGGTCGCCTCGTTCGCGCTCGGCGACTACGAGTGGATGCTGGCGTTCGAGGCCGACGAGCTGCACCGGATCGTGGACCTGATGCGTGACCTGCGCGCCTCCGGCGCCCGCCGGCACGTACGGGAGGAGATCCCGTTCTACACCGGCCGCCGTCGCTCGGTCGCCGCCATCGTCAACTGCCTGGTGTGAAAGGAAGGGCACCTTCTTAACGCCTGCGGTAGAGGAAGGGGCCCCGCTTAACACCGCGACGGTGTCGAGCAGGGCCCCGACCGGGACGGCGGTCGTCAGGAGGTCGTCGTGCAGGACACGATGCTGGGCACCGGGTTCGTCGCACCGGCCGAGCCGGTGAAGCCGAACGAGGTGCTCGCACCCGGCGCGAGCGAGCCGTTGTAGGCCACGTTGCGTGCCGTGACGAGCGTTCCGCTCGTTGTCACAGTGGCGTTCCACGCCGAGTTGACCTGCTGGCCGTTCTGGTAGTTCCAGCTCACCGACCAGCCGCGGATGGGCGAACCGCTGCCGTTCGTCACCTTCACGTCGGCCTGGAAACCGCCACCCCACGAACCGGTGATCGCGTACGTCGCGGTGCAGCCACCGGCCGGGTTCGGCGTGGTCGGCGGCGGGCTGGTGGGCGGCGTGCTCGTCGGCGGGGTGCTGGTGGGCGGCGTGCTGGTCGGCGGGGTGGTCGGGCCGGACCCGCCGAAGTCCACGTCGCTGCACAGGTAGTAGGACTGGTCCAGGTGGCTGGCCTGCCAGATCGTGTAGACGACGTGCCGGCCGGTGCGGCCCGGCGCGTTCGCCGGGATCTGGATCGACACGCCGTCCACCTCACGCGTCCACTGGCTGGCCGGCGTGTTGCCGATCTGGCCGACCAGTTCCAGGTCGCTCCAGCGCAGCGGCGAGGTGAGCGCGTTGTAGCCCTGCTTGGTCACGTACACCCGGATGTAGTCGGCACCGTGGCTGGCCTGGTCGAAGAACTTGACCCGGAAGTTGTTGGTCACCGGCACGGTCTTCCAGGCGCCGACCGTGTCGAGCGCGTTGTACCGGCCGCTCTGGGTGCGGCCGCCGCTGCAGAGCTGCCCGTCCGGGATGGCGCCCTGGTGGTTGCCGGCCACGCCCTCGCGGAACAGGCCGTTCCAGTTCCACATGGCGTTCGGGTCGGCCTGCCACGCCTGCCAGCACATCGGATCCTGGGTGGCCATGGCCGGGTTC
It includes:
- a CDS encoding lytic polysaccharide monooxygenase — protein: MSTPYRRPLPLAAAILGVCAVVAALLTTAFSGPASAHGSVVDPASRSYSCWQRWGGDFQNPAMATQDPMCWQAWQADPNAMWNWNGLFREGVAGNHQGAIPDGQLCSGGRTQSGRYNALDTVGAWKTVPVTNNFRVKFFDQASHGADYIRVYVTKQGYNALTSPLRWSDLELVGQIGNTPASQWTREVDGVSIQIPANAPGRTGRHVVYTIWQASHLDQSYYLCSDVDFGGSGPTTPPTSTPPTSTPPTSTPPTSPPPTTPNPAGGCTATYAITGSWGGGFQADVKVTNGSGSPIRGWSVSWNYQNGQQVNSAWNATVTTSGTLVTARNVAYNGSLAPGASTSFGFTGSAGATNPVPSIVSCTTTS
- the hemQ gene encoding hydrogen peroxide-dependent heme synthase — protein: MTEQTNAARLRELNETIRYTMWSVYRATSPLPSLRENVVDEVESLFTELAGKDVTIRGTYDVAGLRADADLMIWWHSSSSDALQDAYLRFRRTTLGRALTPVWSQMALHRPAEFNKSHIPAFLNDEEPRAYLCVYPFVRSYEWYLLPDAERRELLAEHGKMARGYPDVRANTVASFALGDYEWMLAFEADELHRIVDLMRDLRASGARRHVREEIPFYTGRRRSVAAIVNCLV
- the hemG gene encoding protoporphyrinogen oxidase, whose product is MVRPWRVAIVGGGITGLAAAVRLRDRAPEGTEITVYEQSGRLGGKLHTGELAGGPVEFGAESFLMRDPAGGESAAVTLARRLGLDASIVHPTVGQAALLVDGTLRQVPGGTLVGVPGDLDKVAAVAPPAADADRDAGHPLLAEGEDTSVGELVRKRLGDAVVERLVDPMLGGVYAGRADDLSLVTTMPALARAARAEHTLVGAVRAAQAAAPRAPGAPVFGTLAGGLSTLVEAAAAASGATIRRGAAVRELRRTPDGWRLTVGPTRDAEHVEADAVVLAVPARPAARLLAAAAPEAAGTVGALDYASVALITLALPGPALPELSGFLVPAGEGLTIKASTFFTTKWGHLRRPDGLALVRASVGRYGDETSLQLTDDDLADTVHRELSAVLGAPLPAPVARHVQRWGGALPQYTPGHTARVAAVRTALRAAHPTLAVAGAGYDGVGIPVCVRSGETAAEEIITALEGSAA
- the hemE gene encoding uroporphyrinogen decarboxylase, encoding MTTDTTGTAARDGEPRRGGPADSPFVRACRREPGPHTPVWFMRQAGRSLPEYREIRANVPMLESCRRPDLVTEITLQPVRRHGVDAAILFSDIVVPVAAAGIDLDIVPGTGPVVAEPVRTAADVERITPIGRDDVSFVDEAVRRLVVELGDTPLIGFAGAPFTLASYLVEGGPSRTHAKTKALMYGDPELWHALCARLAEVTLAFLQVQIDAGVSAVQLFDSWAGALSEADYRRFVLPHSTYVLGGLADAGVPRIHFGVGTGELLGAMGEAGADVVGVDWRTPLDVATGRIGPDKAVQGNLDPTVLLAGWPVVETEVRRIVEQGRAAPGHVFNLGHGVLPETDPEVLTRVVALVHELTARPER